Genomic segment of Shewanella sp. OMA3-2:
TGTCAGTTGTAAAAAACCTAAAGGAGCCCTTTATGCGTTCCCTAAGTTAGATATGAAAAAGTTTAATTTACGCGACGATGAGCGTTTAGTATTTGAATTACTTAAACGAAAAAGAATCTTATTGGTACAAGGTACGGCATTCAATTGGCCAGAACCAGACCATTTACGGGTGGTTTTTTTACCTCATAAAGAAGATCTCACTAAAGCCTTACAAGAGTTAGGCAACTTTTTAGAAGATTATCGCCAGTAAATTAATCCTAATATACACATCCGATAGAAATGACTGAGGGCTGATTAATTCAGCCCTCAGTCATTTCTACTGCGCTGACACGCTTATTTCCGTAATATCATTGTCTAATTCAGTTTAATTATATGAACACGTATTCAAAGCATTTAAAAAAGGTGTGATTTACACTATGATTAGCCAGCTAATTTATTATTCAGATCGGAAGTAATATGGACAAGCAAGTCAGTTCTCGCAGTACCAAAGAAAAAGCCCTTAGACTTAATTTGGATGACAAAAAATACGGCACCATAGTTGAAATTGGTGCAGGCCAAGAGGTGGCGCGTAATTTTTTCGTTGCTGGAGCCGCAGCGGGCACTATTGCTAAAACGATGTCGGCCTATGACATGAAGTTTTCCGATGCTATTTATGGCGTACAGCAAAATGGCAGATATGTCAGTAAGGGCCGTGTACTTGCTATGATGGAGCAAGAATATGATTTAGTTGTAGAACGTGTTGCTGATGTACGTTCACGCTCATCTCGTTACTTCAGTTACGCCGCAACGGTTGCCGCAAAAAGTTTTAATAAAGACAATGAATGCCATGCGTGGTGTGGCGTTAGAGTGCAAATGTACCCAGGTGCCGAGCCATCAAATATTGTGGTCCATGTACGTATGTTTGATGACAATGCTGAAGACCAGCAGCATGCACTGGGTATTATTGGTGTGAATTTAATTTATGGCAGCTACTATTATTTCGAAGATCCAAAGAAATTAATTGATTCATTAACCGATAATATGAAAGCCAATCGAGTTGAAATAGACTCTATTGAATTTCAAGGCCCTTACTTTGAAGACATCGACAATAAAGCCAAAAATATCCATCTAATTCGCAGCTGGAAAACCCGTGCAGTGATGTTCAAACCTGATGGCTCTATCGGCGTTCCAGCTGAAATGCTTTACAAGAAGAACGTACTCACGATTCGTGGCTCATTTAAACCCGTCACTAAACTCAATGTTGATATGATTGAGCAAGGCCAAAAGGCTTTTGCTGAGCATGAGGGTGTAGACAAAGACAACACTATTTTGATCGCTGAAATATCTTTAAATGATTTGCAGGGTAATGATGCAAATATGTCTGAAAAAGACATTCTTGAACGGGTACGGCTCTTAAATCTATTGGGCTATAACGTGCTAGTGTCAGATTATACCCGTTATTTCTCATTAAGAGCTTACTTCCGCCAATTTACCA
This window contains:
- a CDS encoding TonB-dependent receptor; this encodes MDKQVSSRSTKEKALRLNLDDKKYGTIVEIGAGQEVARNFFVAGAAAGTIAKTMSAYDMKFSDAIYGVQQNGRYVSKGRVLAMMEQEYDLVVERVADVRSRSSRYFSYAATVAAKSFNKDNECHAWCGVRVQMYPGAEPSNIVVHVRMFDDNAEDQQHALGIIGVNLIYGSYYYFEDPKKLIDSLTDNMKANRVEIDSIEFQGPYFEDIDNKAKNIHLIRSWKTRAVMFKPDGSIGVPAEMLYKKNVLTIRGSFKPVTKLNVDMIEQGQKAFAEHEGVDKDNTILIAEISLNDLQGNDANMSEKDILERVRLLNLLGYNVLVSDYTRYFSLRAYFRQFTNLQIGIVVGMANIKQIFDVEFYRGLEGGILEGFGKLFPDNTRLFVYPELDDKGVLNDLSNVTVPANLRYLYRHLLDNGFIKGIETSNIELFSIYSREILKQLARGSDEWQQALPDIVAEEVIKHNLFGYKASRK